In Phaseolus vulgaris cultivar G19833 chromosome 10, P. vulgaris v2.0, whole genome shotgun sequence, a single genomic region encodes these proteins:
- the LOC137814827 gene encoding uncharacterized mitochondrial protein AtMg00810-like, with protein MVILRLFVFAKWVFLLQNLEDPTPHTQINQVDTFSADEIPNTEHSSTGDDTEEINTITASLHHHFKIKDLSHLIYFLRLEIARNSSGLHLSQHKYTLDLLHEIGMLDSAPMATPMTHTTRLSPDQGSPLDADATSQYRRLIGRLIYLTNTRPHIAFAVHNLSQFISAPTTHHQQDVSCLLRYLKGTPSEGLYFSHTSSLHLCGFSDSDWATCPTTRKSVTGYSIYLGDSLISWKSKKQPTISRSSSEAEYKALATTTCELQWLSYLLQDLYLPLSQPATLYCDNESALQIAPNQVFLEHTKHIEIDCHLVHEKLNSGLLKLLPITSAMQVADIFTKPLFSHSSLLSNRS; from the exons atggtcatactgaggctgtttgttttcgcaaagtgggttttccttctg caaaaccttgaggatcctacccctcacactcaaattaatcaagtcgaCACCTTCTCTGCagatgaaatccccaatactgagcattcttcaacag GCgatgacacggaggaaatcaatacaattactgcatcccttcaccatcacttcaagataaaagATTTAAGTCATCTCATTTACTTTTTGAgactggaaattgctcgcaacagttctggtcttcatttaagtcaacacaagtatactcttgatcttcttcacgagattggcatgcttgactctgcacctatggccactcctatgactcatACCACCCGTCTCTCTCCCGATCAAGGCTCCCCTCTTGATGCTGATGCAACTTCCCAATACAGAAGACTCATTGGACGTCTAAtctacttaaccaacacgcgacctCACATCGCCTTtgctgtccacaatttaagccaattcatatctgcacccacaactcatcatcaacaAGATGTCTCATgtcttttgcgttacctcaagggcacccctagtgaaggactatatttttctcatactAGCTCACTTCACCTctgtggttttagtgactctgactgggcaacatgtcctaccacacgcaaatctgtcactggatattccatctacttaggagactccctaatatcatggaaatcaaagaagcagccaactatctcccgcagctCCTCCGAAGCCGAGTATAAagcccttgccaccaccacatgtgagctacaatggttgtcttacctccttcaggatttatatcttcctctctcccagcctgcaaccctgtactgtgacaacgaatctgcccttcaaatagcGCCCAATCAAGTCTTTCTTGAACACACCAAGCACATCGAAATTGATTGTCACCTAGTTcatgaaaaacttaactctggtctcctcaaactgCTGCCCATTACTTCTGCcatgcaagttgctgacatattcaccaagcccctGTTTTCGCACAGTTCTCTACTTTCAAATCGAAGCTGA